The proteins below come from a single Oncorhynchus keta strain PuntledgeMale-10-30-2019 chromosome 32, Oket_V2, whole genome shotgun sequence genomic window:
- the LOC118365364 gene encoding serotonin N-acetyltransferase, translating into MTHQVSRSPFLKPFYTRTPVGGVIPQTQRRHTLPASEFRNLTPQDAISVFEIEREAFVSVSGECPLTLDEVLNFLSQCPELSLGWFEEGQLVAFIIGSGWGKERLEQEAMTQHIPETSAVHIHVLSVHRHARQQGKGSILLWRYLQYLRCVPGLRRALLVCEEFLVPFYQKAGFKEKGPSAITVPNLIFQEMEYHIGGAAYARRNSGC; encoded by the exons ATGACACATCAGGTCAGCCGCTCTCCATTCCTCAAGCCCTTCTACACCAGGACCCCGGTTGGTGGGGTCATTCCGCAAACCCAGAGACGCCACACGCTCCCCGCCAGCGAGTTCAGGAACCTGACCCCACAGGACGCCATCAGCGTGTTCGAGATCGAGAGAGAAG CATTCGTCTCTGTGTCTGGTGAGTGTCCACTCACTCTTGACGAGGTGCTGAACTTCCTAAGTCAGTGTCCGGAGCTCTCCTTGGGCTGGTTTGAAGAGGGCCAGCTGGTGGCGTTCATCATCGGCTCAGGCTGGGGAAAAGAGAGACTGGAGCAG GAGGCCATGACCCAACATATCCCAGAAACCTCGGCAGTGCACATCCATGTACTGTCTGTACACCGCCACGCTCGCCAGCAGGGTAAAGGTTCCATCCTGCTGTGGCGCTACCTGCAGTACCTGCGATGTGTGCCAGGCCTCCGGAGGGCCCTGCTGGTCTGTGAGGAGTTCCTGGTGCCCTTCTACCAGAAGGCAGGCTTCAAGGAAAAGGGTCCTTCTGCCATCACCGTGCCCAACCTCATCTTCCAGGAGATGGAGTACCATATCGGCGGAGCAGCCTACGCACGGCGGAACAGCGGCTGCTAG